The Deltaproteobacteria bacterium genome window below encodes:
- a CDS encoding cyclic nucleotide-binding domain-containing protein: protein MEVRYFAATDIGRKRAANEDNFLVDHDLRLFVVADGMGGHASGEIASAIAVHAVRDVVFRERVLLGEYDDEDPRSHVEVCTLLEYAVHCAGERIHERAQKEPEKRGMGTTIVVLLLIGARGFIAYVGDSRIYLARGGIIYQLTEDHSLKNELIRLGKIRADEFEESPYAGLKNAMTRAVGVYPMVEVDTLDFDVIPGDAFVLCSDGLYEYLDDNDLVRALSLPEIREVPGRLIELANTRGGKDNITAVAVQIAGEASDKDRASEVNFTLDRLKGVPLFRQLSYQQLVRIMNIARSRTLDVGQAIFREGDDGSELHVLLRGKVELSRGGVRIAELPAGTHLGEMALIDASPHTVTATASEPSKVLGIARHDFFEILRKEPALAVKLLWSFVRVLAERLRTTTAELTHARAPEFEPDEPPHEDPFAP, encoded by the coding sequence ATGGAGGTGCGCTACTTCGCCGCGACCGACATCGGTCGCAAACGTGCCGCCAACGAGGACAACTTCCTCGTCGACCACGATCTGCGCCTGTTCGTCGTCGCCGACGGCATGGGCGGCCACGCCTCGGGCGAGATCGCCAGCGCCATCGCGGTGCACGCGGTGCGCGACGTCGTGTTCCGCGAGCGCGTGCTGCTGGGCGAGTACGACGACGAGGACCCCCGCAGCCACGTCGAGGTGTGCACGCTGCTCGAGTACGCGGTGCACTGCGCCGGCGAGCGCATCCACGAGCGCGCGCAGAAGGAGCCCGAGAAGCGCGGCATGGGCACCACCATCGTGGTGCTGCTGCTGATCGGCGCCCGCGGCTTCATCGCCTACGTCGGCGACAGCCGCATCTACCTCGCGCGCGGCGGCATCATCTACCAGCTCACCGAGGACCACAGCCTCAAGAACGAGCTGATCCGCCTGGGGAAGATCCGCGCCGACGAGTTCGAGGAGAGCCCCTACGCCGGCCTCAAGAACGCGATGACCCGTGCGGTCGGGGTCTACCCCATGGTCGAGGTCGACACGCTGGACTTCGACGTCATCCCCGGCGACGCGTTCGTGCTGTGCAGCGACGGGCTGTACGAGTACCTCGACGACAACGACCTCGTGCGCGCGCTGTCGCTGCCGGAGATCCGCGAGGTGCCGGGGCGGCTCATCGAGCTCGCCAACACCCGCGGCGGCAAGGACAACATCACCGCGGTCGCGGTGCAGATCGCCGGCGAGGCCAGCGACAAGGACCGCGCCAGCGAGGTCAACTTCACCCTCGATCGCCTCAAGGGCGTGCCGCTGTTCCGGCAGCTCAGCTATCAGCAGCTGGTGCGCATCATGAACATCGCGCGCTCGCGCACGCTCGACGTCGGGCAGGCCATCTTCCGCGAGGGCGACGATGGCTCGGAGCTGCACGTGCTGCTGCGGGGCAAGGTCGAGCTCTCGCGCGGCGGCGTGCGCATCGCCGAGCTGCCCGCCGGCACCCACCTGGGCGAGATGGCGCTGATCGACGCCAGCCCACACACCGTGACCGCGACCGCCAGCGAGCCCAGCAAGGTGCTGGGCATCGCGCGCCACGACTTCTTCGAGATCCTCCGCAAGGAGCCGGCGCTCGCGGTCAAGCTGCTGTGGAGCTTCGTGCGCGTGCTGGCCGAGCGCCTGCGGACCACCACCGCCGAGCTCACCCACGCGCGGGCGCCCGAGTTCGAGCCCGACGAGCCCCCTCACGAGGATCCGTTCGCCCCATGA
- the cdd gene encoding cytidine deaminase, protein MSTDDDGRDDGVAALEQAAWSMLPHAHCPYSGFQVGAALRDTDGKVWTGANVENASYTLGLCAERVAIFHALTHGARAFTHVVVATDTATPTSPCGACRQILWEFARDAVIVMVARDGARQELRMAELLPAAFDDRALVRS, encoded by the coding sequence ATGAGCACCGACGACGACGGCCGCGACGACGGCGTGGCGGCCCTCGAGCAGGCCGCGTGGTCCATGTTGCCCCACGCGCACTGCCCCTACTCGGGGTTCCAGGTCGGCGCCGCGCTGCGCGACACCGACGGCAAGGTGTGGACCGGCGCCAACGTCGAGAACGCCAGCTACACCCTGGGCCTGTGCGCGGAGCGTGTGGCGATCTTCCACGCACTCACCCATGGGGCGCGGGCATTCACCCACGTCGTGGTCGCGACCGACACGGCGACGCCGACCTCGCCGTGTGGCGCGTGCCGGCAGATCCTGTGGGAGTTTGCCCGCGACGCCGTGATCGTGATGGTGGCCCGCGACGGCGCGCGGCAAGAGCTGCGCATGGCGGAGCTGCTGCCGGCAGCGTTCGACGACCGCGCACTCGTCCGCTCGTGA
- a CDS encoding penicillin acylase family protein, with translation MLPRPTHLLPSLLLLALGCSADDSLYEARIRWTSFGIPHIEGKDVPSVAYGQGFAFARDAGCILADQIVKVRSERSAFFGPGDSGENLDSDFTMLTLDIYERARAGFEAQPQEIKDLIVAYVAGYNASIAEHRERLPCGAEPWLRPIDEIDLFAHYVELGTLASARALSGYIAGAQPPGSMAVVGEEPPPLSSIGRAKPGSNGWALGPTRSDGANGMLLANPHFPWQGELKLWESHLKVPGKLDVYGVGLMGVVGVLIGFNEHVAWTHTVSDGHRFTFYKLTLDPTNPTRYQYDGGYRDMIAKPFTIDVLQDDGTTGTASRTMWHSHYGPILNVAPFGWTNELVISYRDANIDNIKLIAQFQGMNAAQSMAEFQEVHAREQGIPWVNTISTSAEGIAWYADTTPTPNLSQTAIDGWLAARESDFLTGALADNDVVLLDGGDSTYEWVDDPDARSPGLVAFANVPQIERDDFVFNSNDSHWLSNPSAPLVGYSPMHGFERTPRTPRTRMNMRVLTEMGDGTASGGDGRFDLTELQNAALSNRGMIAELLRDDVVARCQGVETVAYDNPDTGAVEHVAIGPMCDAIAGWDLRLDLDSVGAVAFREFVGEYPYSSLFDAGLTFATPFDADDPIETPNTLASAAEGEVDFALTALAGGALRLRKAGLSPRATLRDAQYTKKGDTRIPIHGGGRPEGITNLIDYDVLMTLREAPMSRGEVINDLTGLTSEGYVVNYGTSFIMTMKFTDDGPEGTAFLTYSESSNPDSEHYSDQTKRFSEKQWRPILYRDEDIHADQQEFRLLLVDE, from the coding sequence ATGCTGCCGCGTCCGACTCACCTCCTCCCCTCGTTGCTGCTGCTCGCGCTGGGCTGCAGCGCCGACGACTCGCTGTACGAGGCGCGCATCCGCTGGACCTCGTTCGGGATCCCGCACATCGAGGGCAAGGACGTGCCGAGCGTCGCCTACGGGCAGGGCTTCGCGTTCGCCCGCGATGCCGGCTGCATCCTCGCCGATCAGATCGTCAAGGTTCGCAGCGAGCGCTCGGCGTTCTTCGGGCCCGGCGATTCGGGTGAGAACCTCGACAGCGACTTCACGATGCTCACGCTCGACATCTACGAGCGCGCGCGGGCCGGCTTCGAAGCCCAGCCGCAGGAGATCAAGGACCTCATCGTCGCCTACGTCGCCGGCTACAACGCCTCGATCGCCGAGCACCGCGAGCGCCTCCCCTGCGGCGCCGAGCCGTGGCTGCGCCCGATCGACGAGATCGATCTCTTCGCGCACTACGTCGAGCTCGGCACGCTCGCGAGCGCCCGCGCGCTGTCCGGCTACATCGCCGGCGCACAGCCCCCGGGGAGCATGGCGGTGGTCGGCGAGGAGCCCCCGCCGCTGTCGTCGATCGGCCGTGCGAAGCCCGGCAGCAACGGCTGGGCGCTGGGCCCCACCCGCAGCGACGGCGCCAACGGCATGCTGCTGGCCAACCCCCACTTCCCGTGGCAGGGCGAGCTCAAGCTGTGGGAGAGCCACCTCAAGGTTCCCGGCAAGCTCGACGTCTACGGCGTGGGCCTGATGGGCGTGGTCGGCGTGCTCATCGGCTTCAACGAGCACGTCGCGTGGACCCACACCGTCTCCGACGGCCATCGCTTCACGTTCTACAAGCTCACGCTCGACCCGACCAACCCCACCCGCTACCAGTACGACGGCGGCTACCGCGACATGATCGCCAAGCCGTTCACGATCGACGTGCTGCAGGATGACGGCACCACGGGCACGGCCTCGCGCACGATGTGGCACAGCCACTACGGGCCGATCCTGAACGTGGCGCCCTTCGGCTGGACCAACGAGCTGGTGATCAGCTACCGCGACGCGAACATCGACAACATCAAGCTCATCGCGCAGTTCCAAGGCATGAACGCCGCGCAGAGCATGGCCGAATTCCAGGAGGTCCACGCGCGCGAGCAGGGCATCCCGTGGGTCAACACCATCTCGACCAGCGCCGAGGGCATCGCGTGGTACGCCGACACCACGCCGACCCCCAACCTCTCGCAGACCGCGATCGACGGCTGGCTCGCGGCCCGGGAGAGCGACTTCCTCACCGGTGCGCTGGCCGACAACGACGTGGTGCTGCTCGACGGCGGCGACTCGACCTACGAGTGGGTCGACGACCCGGACGCCCGCAGCCCTGGCCTGGTCGCATTCGCCAACGTGCCGCAGATCGAGCGCGACGACTTCGTGTTCAACTCGAACGACAGCCACTGGCTGTCGAACCCGTCGGCGCCGCTGGTCGGCTACTCGCCGATGCACGGCTTCGAGCGCACGCCCAGGACCCCGCGCACGCGCATGAACATGCGGGTGCTGACCGAGATGGGCGACGGCACCGCCTCGGGCGGCGACGGCCGCTTCGATCTCACCGAGCTGCAGAACGCCGCGCTGTCCAACCGCGGCATGATCGCCGAGCTGCTGCGCGACGACGTCGTCGCGCGCTGCCAGGGCGTCGAAACCGTCGCCTACGACAACCCCGACACCGGCGCCGTCGAGCACGTCGCGATCGGGCCCATGTGCGACGCCATCGCCGGCTGGGACCTGCGGCTCGACCTCGACAGCGTCGGCGCGGTCGCATTCCGCGAGTTCGTCGGCGAGTACCCCTACAGCTCGCTGTTCGACGCCGGCCTCACGTTCGCGACACCGTTCGATGCCGACGACCCGATCGAGACCCCGAACACGCTCGCGAGCGCGGCCGAGGGCGAGGTCGACTTCGCGCTCACGGCCCTCGCCGGCGGCGCGCTGCGCCTGCGCAAGGCGGGCCTGTCACCTCGCGCGACCCTGCGCGACGCCCAGTACACCAAGAAGGGTGACACCCGCATCCCGATCCATGGCGGCGGTCGGCCGGAGGGCATCACCAACCTCATCGACTACGACGTCCTCATGACGCTGCGCGAGGCGCCGATGTCACGCGGCGAGGTCATCAACGACCTCACCGGCCTCACCAGCGAGGGCTACGTCGTCAACTACGGCACCAGCTTCATCATGACGATGAAGTTCACCGATGACGGACCCGAGGGCACCGCTTTCCTGACCTACTCCGAGTCGAGCAACCCCGACTCCGAGCACTACAGCGACCAGACCAAGCGCTTCTCCGAGAAGCAGTGGCGCCCGATCCTCTACCGCGACGAGGACATCCACGCCGACCAGCAGGAGTTCCGCCTGCTGCTGGTCGACGAGTGA
- a CDS encoding M13 family metallopeptidase translates to MNDDVRVLMMNSLRGAPRVDAALWQPGRAMRRSVVALALVSLVACEKRGTTVPPTTASPETSAEVLGSLDRQTDPCNDFYRFACGGWIDATPLPADQPRYGRFHVLRDRNAEAMRAILERAASKPGDKAGAFWTACMDEAAIEQAGTQPLAPLLAAIDRVDDPTSLMTAIGTLHRAGVPVLFDVGIDADYKQPTVNLAFLGQAGLGLPDREFYRSTDARMLQLREGYVAHVATMLELGGVAEPAARAADIVTFETALAEISVPREALREPEARYARVERAALEREAPLPWAAYFAAVGRDDLVAVSLAPPTYFAALPGLVGRTSMPTLQAYLRWHVLHSFADHLPSSFVDASFAFYGKSVRGQQQLEPRWKRCVDTTDHAMGELVGRDFVAERFSPRSREVALEMIREIEDAFEAGLPKLAWMDAATRKAAVGKMEAIVNKIGYPSKWRSYDALAVTPAHAGNVVAAASFEFDRRLREADRPVDRERWEMTPSTVNAYYNATGNEMVFPAGILQPPFFHHEWPMAMNFGGIGTVMGHELTHGFDDQGRKFDGAGTLRQWWAPEAGERFEERAACVEQLYSGYEVQPGVHLSGKLTLGENIADFGGIKDAHRAYLQWASEHGVDPHSEAMDGLTHEQLFFVSFGQIWCSKSTPETDQVMALTDPHSHPRYRVNGPLANLPEFSQAFACEPGEPMRPQNTCEVW, encoded by the coding sequence ATGAACGACGACGTGCGCGTGCTCATGATGAACTCCCTGCGCGGTGCGCCGCGCGTCGATGCCGCGCTGTGGCAGCCTGGTCGCGCCATGCGTCGATCGGTCGTTGCGCTCGCCCTCGTGTCCCTGGTCGCCTGTGAGAAGCGCGGCACCACCGTGCCGCCCACGACCGCGAGCCCCGAGACCTCGGCCGAGGTGCTGGGCAGCCTCGACCGTCAGACCGACCCCTGCAACGACTTCTATCGCTTCGCGTGCGGTGGCTGGATCGACGCCACGCCGCTGCCGGCCGACCAGCCCCGCTACGGCCGCTTCCACGTGCTGCGCGACCGCAACGCCGAGGCCATGCGCGCCATCCTCGAGCGCGCGGCGAGCAAGCCCGGCGACAAGGCGGGCGCGTTCTGGACCGCGTGCATGGACGAGGCCGCCATCGAGCAGGCCGGCACGCAGCCGCTTGCGCCGCTGCTGGCGGCGATCGATCGCGTCGACGATCCGACCTCGCTGATGACCGCGATCGGCACCCTGCACCGCGCGGGGGTGCCGGTGTTGTTCGACGTCGGCATCGATGCCGACTACAAGCAGCCCACCGTCAATCTCGCGTTCCTCGGCCAGGCCGGGCTCGGTCTGCCCGACCGCGAGTTCTACCGCAGCACCGACGCGCGCATGCTGCAGCTGCGCGAGGGCTACGTCGCCCACGTCGCCACGATGCTCGAGCTCGGCGGCGTCGCCGAGCCAGCCGCGCGCGCGGCCGACATCGTCACCTTCGAGACCGCGCTGGCCGAGATCTCGGTGCCGCGCGAGGCCCTGCGCGAGCCCGAGGCGCGCTACGCCCGGGTCGAGCGCGCCGCGCTCGAGCGCGAGGCGCCGCTGCCGTGGGCGGCCTACTTCGCCGCGGTCGGGCGCGATGACCTCGTCGCGGTCAGCCTGGCGCCGCCGACCTACTTCGCGGCGCTGCCGGGGTTGGTCGGTCGCACCTCGATGCCGACGCTGCAGGCCTATCTGCGCTGGCACGTGCTGCACAGCTTCGCCGACCACCTGCCGAGCAGCTTCGTCGACGCCTCGTTCGCGTTCTACGGCAAGAGCGTGCGCGGCCAGCAGCAGCTCGAGCCCCGCTGGAAGCGCTGTGTCGACACCACCGACCATGCGATGGGTGAGCTGGTCGGACGCGACTTCGTCGCCGAGCGCTTCTCGCCCCGCAGCCGCGAGGTCGCGCTCGAGATGATCCGCGAGATCGAAGATGCCTTCGAGGCCGGGCTGCCCAAGCTGGCGTGGATGGACGCGGCGACCCGCAAGGCTGCGGTCGGCAAGATGGAGGCGATCGTCAACAAGATCGGCTACCCGTCGAAGTGGCGCAGCTACGACGCGCTCGCGGTCACGCCCGCCCACGCCGGCAACGTCGTCGCCGCCGCCAGCTTCGAGTTCGACCGTCGGTTGCGCGAGGCCGATCGTCCGGTCGATCGCGAGCGCTGGGAGATGACGCCGTCGACGGTGAACGCGTACTACAACGCGACCGGCAATGAGATGGTGTTCCCGGCCGGGATCCTGCAGCCGCCGTTTTTCCACCACGAGTGGCCGATGGCGATGAACTTCGGCGGCATCGGCACGGTGATGGGCCACGAGCTCACCCACGGCTTCGACGACCAGGGCCGCAAGTTCGACGGTGCCGGCACGCTGCGGCAGTGGTGGGCGCCCGAGGCCGGTGAGCGCTTCGAGGAGCGCGCCGCATGCGTCGAGCAGCTGTACTCCGGCTACGAGGTGCAGCCCGGCGTGCACCTGTCCGGCAAGCTGACGCTGGGCGAGAACATCGCCGACTTCGGCGGTATCAAGGACGCCCACCGCGCCTACCTGCAGTGGGCCAGCGAGCACGGCGTCGACCCGCACAGCGAGGCGATGGACGGGCTCACCCACGAGCAGCTGTTCTTCGTGTCGTTCGGCCAGATCTGGTGCAGCAAGAGCACGCCGGAGACCGATCAGGTCATGGCCCTGACCGATCCCCACAGCCACCCGCGCTATCGCGTGAACGGGCCGCTCGCCAACCTGCCCGAGTTCTCGCAGGCGTTCGCCTGCGAGCCGGGCGAGCCGATGCGCCCGCAGAACACCTGCGAGGTCTGGTGA
- a CDS encoding response regulator — MPTKILAIDDSKTMRLAIKITFAAEDAEVTAVSKGSEAIARAKQLGADIVLVDAALAAGEPSGYDVCQQLKADGETAKIPVIVLVSNQGGVDAARLKTCGADGFLAKPFETQELIDKVSELTGKGMSKAVPPTTGVTVPAAAVASPVAAAPAPAPAPAPAPVAARAPAPSAAPVAAPRAAAPAAASPVAAAPPVARPGPASAPAPAVRLQPAAPAPAAARPTADTPIPIAVPIPFTAAAEATPGMLARLKAAQGGGATAGLDPKVAAAIVALSREVLEAVAWEVVPELAEQIVRARAEAKTA; from the coding sequence ATGCCGACCAAGATCCTCGCGATCGACGATAGCAAGACCATGCGGCTGGCCATCAAGATCACCTTTGCGGCCGAGGACGCAGAGGTGACCGCGGTGAGCAAGGGCAGCGAAGCCATTGCCCGCGCCAAGCAGCTCGGTGCCGACATCGTGCTCGTCGACGCGGCGCTCGCCGCCGGCGAGCCAAGCGGCTACGACGTCTGCCAGCAGCTGAAGGCCGACGGTGAGACCGCGAAGATTCCGGTGATCGTGTTGGTGTCGAACCAAGGCGGCGTGGACGCGGCGCGGCTCAAGACCTGCGGCGCCGACGGCTTCCTCGCCAAGCCCTTCGAGACGCAGGAGCTGATCGACAAGGTGTCGGAGCTGACCGGCAAGGGCATGTCGAAGGCGGTCCCGCCGACCACCGGGGTGACGGTGCCCGCGGCCGCAGTGGCGTCACCCGTCGCGGCGGCGCCTGCCCCCGCGCCGGCGCCCGCTCCCGCACCGGTCGCGGCCCGTGCACCTGCACCGTCGGCGGCACCCGTGGCAGCGCCGCGAGCCGCCGCACCGGCGGCCGCGTCGCCCGTCGCCGCTGCGCCGCCGGTCGCTCGACCCGGCCCGGCCTCGGCGCCCGCGCCCGCCGTGCGTCTGCAGCCCGCCGCGCCAGCGCCGGCCGCCGCGCGTCCGACCGCGGACACGCCGATCCCGATCGCGGTTCCGATTCCGTTCACCGCCGCCGCCGAGGCCACGCCCGGCATGCTCGCGCGCCTCAAGGCCGCGCAGGGTGGGGGTGCCACCGCCGGGCTCGATCCCAAGGTCGCCGCGGCGATCGTCGCGCTCAGCCGCGAGGTGCTCGAGGCGGTCGCGTGGGAGGTCGTGCCCGAGCTGGCCGAGCAGATCGTCCGCGCGCGCGCCGAGGCCAAGACCGCCTGA
- a CDS encoding class I SAM-dependent methyltransferase → MSGSTKPAAESSPRTEPAGVAEAPDGGKWATRIAEPALRHHSAGVARMFELCDRLAGEIVLRHAVGRCVLDLGHGAPDVTQWVRPRAASLAVVDAIDLGRGATPKLGLRDASYELVYSLRTLPHLGHDAASSEQALGAMLAEIARVLVPGGTALCQIDNPRSLWGAYHGIRRAAKMIERGPLVVESERGVTRFDTVPGVVRALPPSLVLTDVHGLRVFAAAPRVLQLPIVGRVVARLEWFARDRAPLRSFGAHLLLVLQRAR, encoded by the coding sequence GTGAGCGGGTCAACGAAGCCGGCGGCCGAGAGTTCGCCGCGCACCGAACCCGCCGGTGTCGCCGAAGCGCCCGATGGCGGCAAGTGGGCCACCCGCATCGCCGAGCCGGCACTGCGCCACCACAGCGCCGGGGTCGCGCGAATGTTCGAGCTGTGTGATCGACTGGCCGGCGAGATCGTGCTGCGTCACGCGGTCGGCCGCTGTGTGCTCGATCTGGGCCACGGTGCACCCGACGTCACGCAGTGGGTCCGGCCCCGGGCGGCCAGCCTCGCGGTGGTCGACGCGATCGACCTGGGCCGCGGCGCCACGCCCAAGCTGGGGCTGCGCGATGCCAGCTACGAGTTGGTGTACAGCCTGCGAACCCTCCCCCACCTCGGCCACGACGCCGCGAGCTCCGAGCAGGCGCTGGGGGCGATGCTGGCCGAGATTGCGCGGGTGCTCGTGCCCGGCGGCACCGCGCTGTGCCAGATCGACAACCCACGCAGCCTGTGGGGCGCCTATCACGGCATCCGTCGCGCCGCGAAGATGATCGAGCGCGGGCCGTTGGTGGTCGAATCGGAGCGCGGCGTGACGCGCTTCGACACCGTGCCCGGCGTGGTCCGGGCACTGCCGCCATCGCTGGTGCTGACCGACGTCCACGGCCTGCGGGTGTTCGCCGCAGCGCCGCGGGTGCTGCAGCTGCCCATCGTCGGTCGCGTCGTCGCGCGGCTCGAGTGGTTCGCGCGCGACCGCGCGCCGCTGCGCAGCTTCGGTGCCCACCTGCTGCTGGTGCTGCAGCGCGCGCGCTGA
- a CDS encoding sigma-54-dependent Fis family transcriptional regulator, whose amino-acid sequence MREFLTICLGRAGHEVVAVASGAEAIAAIDRGGFDLVITDLTMPGIGGMEVLRHAQRRDPAPLVLMITAFATAETAIEALKLGAYDYLNKPFKVDEIQVVVTRALERARLAADNRRLRDQLRGVGSLDRMIGRSSAMQRVFELVRKVAPTRTNVLIRGESGTGKELVARALHNLSDRATKAFVAVNCGAIPETLMESELFGHVKGSFTGATAGREGVFLAAHGGTLFLDEIGELSLAMQVKLLRALQERRVRPIGGDREVEVDVRVVAATNRDLEAAIAAGEFRNDLYFRLDVVQVVLPPLRHRAEDIPLLVERFFERITRELERPLRGIAPDAMDWFLGYDYPGNVRELENLVERAVALETGDLLTAHHLPVRRERGISGDAAPAADFEGTIDLEQEVADLERRLIGAALRRTGGVRKEAAKLLGITFRSLRYRLEKLGIEVGRGDDE is encoded by the coding sequence ATGCGCGAGTTCCTGACGATCTGCCTGGGCCGCGCCGGCCACGAGGTCGTCGCGGTGGCAAGCGGCGCGGAGGCCATCGCGGCGATCGACCGCGGCGGATTCGACCTGGTGATCACCGACCTCACGATGCCGGGCATCGGCGGCATGGAGGTGCTGCGTCACGCACAGCGTCGCGACCCTGCGCCGTTGGTGCTCATGATCACCGCGTTCGCCACCGCGGAGACCGCCATCGAGGCGCTCAAGCTCGGCGCCTACGACTACCTGAACAAGCCCTTCAAGGTCGACGAGATCCAGGTCGTCGTGACGCGGGCGCTCGAGCGCGCGCGCCTGGCGGCCGACAACCGGCGGCTGCGCGACCAGCTGCGCGGGGTTGGCTCGCTCGACCGCATGATCGGCCGCAGCAGCGCCATGCAGCGGGTCTTCGAGCTGGTGCGCAAGGTCGCGCCCACGCGGACCAACGTGCTCATCCGCGGCGAGTCGGGCACCGGCAAGGAGCTGGTCGCCCGCGCGCTGCACAACCTCTCCGATCGCGCGACCAAGGCGTTCGTGGCGGTCAACTGCGGTGCGATCCCCGAGACGCTGATGGAGTCGGAGCTGTTCGGGCACGTGAAGGGCTCGTTCACCGGCGCCACCGCGGGGCGCGAGGGCGTGTTCCTGGCCGCGCACGGCGGCACGCTCTTCCTCGACGAGATCGGCGAGCTCTCGCTGGCGATGCAGGTCAAGCTGCTGCGCGCGCTGCAGGAGCGCCGAGTGCGACCGATCGGTGGCGATCGCGAGGTCGAGGTCGACGTTCGCGTGGTGGCTGCGACCAACCGCGATCTCGAGGCTGCGATCGCGGCGGGCGAGTTCCGCAACGACCTCTACTTCCGGCTCGACGTGGTGCAGGTGGTGCTGCCGCCCCTGCGTCACCGTGCCGAGGACATCCCGCTGCTGGTCGAGCGCTTCTTCGAGCGCATCACCCGGGAGCTCGAGCGGCCACTGCGGGGCATCGCCCCCGACGCGATGGACTGGTTCCTCGGCTACGACTACCCCGGCAACGTGCGCGAGCTGGAGAACCTGGTCGAGCGCGCGGTCGCGCTCGAGACCGGTGACTTGCTCACCGCGCACCACCTCCCGGTCCGGCGCGAGCGGGGCATCAGCGGCGACGCTGCGCCGGCGGCCGACTTCGAGGGCACCATCGACCTCGAGCAGGAGGTCGCCGATCTCGAGCGTCGCCTCATCGGCGCCGCGCTGCGCCGCACCGGCGGTGTGCGCAAGGAGGCCGCGAAGCTGCTCGGCATCACCTTTCGTTCGCTACGCTACCGGCTCGAGAAGCTCGGCATCGAAGTCGGTCGCGGCGACGACGAGTGA
- a CDS encoding prepilin-type N-terminal cleavage/methylation domain-containing protein: MPRTVRAPSPRQAGFTLIELMMVVVVLGVLAVVAIGAYSRYIRNAHKTEVVADLSNLTLRQKTLFAKNGHYASSTDCEGDGCTYPLATAIAVQRAPIRWNTTDAGYTSAGAADGAFFRGGGGDVHGFDALQFMPEGGDSWCGYATISGWGSTAGGDADTPTDLGSALITQEFPAATADQFAARDWFFSYALCDFDFDGVYWAFTTTHRNAAINMSTDATGVYQENE; this comes from the coding sequence TTGCCCCGAACCGTCAGAGCCCCGTCGCCGCGTCAGGCCGGCTTCACCCTCATCGAGCTGATGATGGTGGTGGTCGTGCTCGGCGTGCTCGCGGTGGTCGCGATCGGGGCCTACTCCCGCTACATCCGCAACGCACACAAGACCGAGGTCGTCGCGGATCTGTCGAACCTGACGCTGCGCCAGAAGACGCTCTTCGCCAAGAACGGGCACTACGCCAGCTCGACCGACTGCGAGGGCGACGGCTGCACCTACCCGCTGGCGACGGCGATCGCGGTGCAGCGGGCCCCGATCCGCTGGAACACCACCGACGCCGGCTACACCTCGGCGGGCGCCGCCGACGGTGCCTTCTTCCGCGGCGGCGGCGGTGACGTGCACGGCTTCGATGCGCTGCAGTTCATGCCCGAGGGCGGCGACTCGTGGTGCGGCTACGCGACGATCTCCGGCTGGGGATCGACCGCGGGTGGCGACGCCGACACCCCGACCGACCTCGGCAGCGCGCTCATCACCCAAGAGTTCCCGGCCGCGACCGCCGATCAGTTCGCGGCCCGCGATTGGTTCTTCAGCTACGCCCTGTGCGACTTCGACTTCGACGGCGTGTACTGGGCCTTCACGACCACCCACCGCAACGCCGCCATCAACATGTCCACGGACGCCACCGGCGTCTACCAAGAGAACGAGTAG
- a CDS encoding prepilin-type N-terminal cleavage/methylation domain-containing protein yields the protein MKKQRGFTLIEIMIVVAILGILAAIAIPALTKYMRRSKTSEARVQLSKMFDAASAFFNEEHVERGQVQVIGAGGAISDMAPHRCPHPQDSPVGGEATITPAITLDCNTGPGGRCVPSVGSPGTGYYEMSDWNNNAVWNGLNFQMEQAHYFHYNFIAVNDNTGFGTCQFTAQAFGDLDGDVAVYSTYERSGAADQQGVNGAAGLYIDQEVE from the coding sequence CTGAAGAAGCAGAGGGGCTTCACCCTCATCGAGATCATGATCGTCGTCGCGATCCTCGGCATCCTCGCCGCCATCGCGATTCCGGCACTCACCAAGTACATGCGCCGCAGCAAGACCAGCGAGGCGCGCGTGCAGCTGTCGAAGATGTTCGACGCGGCCTCGGCGTTCTTCAACGAAGAGCACGTCGAGCGTGGCCAGGTGCAGGTCATCGGCGCCGGCGGAGCCATCTCGGACATGGCGCCCCACCGCTGCCCCCACCCGCAGGACTCGCCGGTCGGTGGCGAAGCGACCATCACGCCGGCCATCACGCTCGACTGCAACACCGGCCCCGGCGGCCGCTGCGTGCCGTCGGTCGGCAGCCCCGGCACCGGCTACTACGAAATGTCGGACTGGAACAACAACGCGGTGTGGAACGGCCTGAACTTCCAGATGGAGCAGGCGCACTACTTCCACTACAACTTCATCGCGGTCAACGACAACACCGGCTTCGGCACCTGTCAGTTCACCGCGCAGGCCTTCGGTGACCTCGACGGCGACGTCGCGGTGTACTCGACCTACGAGCGCTCCGGCGCCGCCGACCAGCAGGGTGTCAACGGCGCGGCCGGCCTCTACATCGACCAAGAGGTCGAGTGA